The following are encoded in a window of Pieris napi chromosome 23, ilPieNapi1.2, whole genome shotgun sequence genomic DNA:
- the LOC125061554 gene encoding serine-rich 25 kDa antigen protein-like — protein MKIDVKDATKIPVSSKHEEAKVKTGITATERANTNTILKQEPKTSVKPTSTQKMATGTEAKSAIPTAKPEVIKPNQKTLQTTTEPKVASTKIPSKPEVFASVYKPTMAQKTTTGNTGTQDKETTKSLAMSSKVDTSAIATKPAATSTPKAPLNTVTEATKSPISKHEIVKPTQKVPTKGKELPTSIKTPKPSTKSDKLKSPTQMPSQSLPGANKPKAGSEVSGNAKTKVPSYIVATSKTKIGTPNKPEDSSASTTSVSKPDSKDGKSDTKNPPKS, from the coding sequence ATGAAAATAGATGTAAAAGATGCTACAAAAATACCTGTCAGTTCAAAACATGAAGAGGCTAAAGTAAAAACTGGAATCACGGCAACTGAAAGGGCAAATACCAACACCATTTTAAAACAGGAGCCGAAGACATCTGTTAAACCCACATCTACGCAAAAAATGGCCACCGGTACAGAAGCTAAATCGGCAATCCCTACTGCaaaaccagaagttataaaaCCAAATCAAAAAACATTACAGACCACAACAGAACCAAAAGTAGCTTCGACTAAAATACCATCAAAACCAGAGGTTTTTGCGTCTGTATATAAACCTACGATGGCTCAGAAAACAACTACTGGTAACACTGGCACACAAGATAAAGAAACTACTAAATCTCTTGCTATGTCTTCAAAAGTTGATACCTCAGCTATTGCAACAAAACCTGCAGCCACGTCCACGCCAAAAGCACCACTAAACACAGTGACGGAAGCAACTAAATCGCCaatatcaaaacatgaaaTCGTGAAACCCACTCAAAAAGTACCAACCAAAGGAAAGGAATTGCCAACATCAATAAAAACACCCAAACCTTCAACAAAATCTGACAAACTAAAATCCCCAACTCAAATGCCATCTCAGAGTCTACCAGGAGCGAATAAACCAAAAGCAGGTAGTGAAGTTTCAGGTAATGCCAAGACTAAAGTACCTTCATACATTGTAGCAACGTCGAAAACCAAAATAGGTACCCCAAATAAACCAGAAGACTCCAGTGCATCAACTACTTCAGTTAGTAAACCAGATTCAAAAGACGGTAAGTCAGATACAAAGAATCCAccaaaatcataa
- the LOC125061494 gene encoding sodium- and chloride-dependent glycine transporter 1-like: METRSRSRTSISSVMKDIEMDSNDCREVMLREQIPEETQPERGNWTGRFDFLLSLLGYSVGLGNVWRFPYLCYNNGGGAFLIPFTVMLIIAGLPLMFMELSFGQYAALGPVAVYNRFCPLFRGLGYGMVIVSSIVMLYYNLIIAWTFYYIYVSFVSIFYQLPWQNCDADWSTEFCYSYEAADECEANNGTYYLRKCFNQTQTALHNITALANVTLRRPPAEEYFSNHVLGLSSGIQEIGGIRWSLAACLFAAWVIVFLCLCKGVQSSGKVVYFTALFPYVVLVILFFRGVTLPGASTGILFYLTPDFSQLANAQVWGDAAVQIFFALSPAWGGLITLSSYNKFTNNCYLDSLIVAVSNIATSFFAGLVIFSVIGFLAHELEVSVDRVVDQGAGLAFIVYPEVVTRLPLSPLWSILFFFMLLTLGLDSQFALMETVTTAILDRFPNFREKKIWVVLTVAVFGYLGGLIFTTNSGMYWLQLMDKYAANWSVLIIAIGECILIAWIYGAEKFCHDIERMIGRQSKAWLVFWSTMWRGITPAALIFILVFNWIEYKPATYGHYVYPMWADAVGWIIGMLPILVVVLMAIDKICTGPDDLTIMQKARFLSQPTEEWGPAQRPAPLEETELPPPVLLLHGRHVLRERGA, encoded by the exons ATGGAAACACGGAGTCGGTCTAGGACGTCAATTTCGTCTGTGATGAAAGATATCGAAATGGATTCGAACGAT tGCCGTGAGGTGATGCTGCGAGAGCAGATCCCAGAAGAGACACAACCAGAAAGAGGGAACTGGACTGGTCGATTTGATTTTCTCCTATCATTACTCGGATACAGCGTTGGCTTGGGGAATGTTTGGCGATTTCCGTACCTTTGCTATAACAACGGAGGag GTGCGTTCCTCATCCCCTTCACGGTAATGCTAATAATAGCAGGTCTTCCACTGATGTTTATGGAGCTATCTTTCGGCCAGTATGCAGCCCTTGGCCCAGTCGCCGTCTACAATAGATTCTGCCCATTGTTCCGCGGCCTTGGCTACGGAATGGTGATTGTTTCGTCCATAGTGATGCTCTACTACAATCTCATAATTGCTTGGACTTTCTATTACATATATGTGTCGTTTGTGAGCATCTTCTACCAATTGCCTTGGCAGAATTGCGATGCAGATTGGAGTACGGAGT TTTGCTACTCGTACGAGGCGGCCGACGAGTGCGAAGCTAACAACGGGACATATTACTTACGGAAATGCTTTAATCAAACTCAAACTGCGCTACATAATATAACCGCCCTCGCAAACGTCACTTTGAGGCGGCCTCCCGCTGAAGAGTACTTTTC GAACCATGTCTTGGGACTATCCTCTGGAATACAAGAAATTGGTGGAATACGATGGAGTTTGGCAGCTTGTTTGTTTGCCGCGTGGGTTATTGTCTTCTTGTGTTTATGCAAAGGTGTCCAGTCTTCAGGAaag GTGGTGTATTTCACAGCCCTTTTCCCATACGTCGTGTTGGTTATTTTGTTCTTCCGAGGTGTTACATTGCCCGGCGCTTCGactggtattttattttatctgacTCCAGACTTCAGTCAACTCGCTAATGCGCaa GTGTGGGGCGATGCAGCAGTTCAGATATTCTTTGCCTTGAGCCCCGCTTGGGGAGGCTTAATCACACTGTCATCGTATAACAAATTCACAAATAACTGCTATTT AGACTCCCTAATAGTCGCCGTATCGAACATAGCAACATCGTTCTTCGCGGGTCTGGTCATCTTCTCAGTGATTGGATTCCTCGCGCACGAACTTGAAGTCAGCGTTGACCGAGTCGTGGACCAAGGCGCCGGATTGGCCTTCATCGTTTACCCTGAAGTTGTCACGAGACTGCCGCTTTCTCCGCTCTGGTCCATTCTCTTCTTCTTCATGCTTTTGACACTTGGACTTGACTCACAG TTTGCTTTAATGGAAACTGTGACGACGGCGATACTGGACAGATTCCCGAACTTCAGAGAGAAGAAAATATGGGTTGTTCTGACTGTTGCCGTGTTTGGATATCTCGGGGGACTGATTTTCACGACTAAC AGTGGGATGTATTGGTTACAATTAATGGATAAATACGCGGCAAACTGGTCAGTTCTAATAATTGCGATTGGGGAATGCATCTTGATCGCCTGGATCTATGGGGCCGAGAAGTTCTGCCACGACATCGAGCGCATGATCGGACGCCAGTCGAAGGCCTGGCTGGTCTTCTGGAGTACTATGTGGAGAGGCATCACTCCCGCTGCCCTTATT TTCATCCTGGTCTTTAACTGGATCGAGTATAAGCCGGCTACCTATGGCCACTACGTATACCCGATGTGGGCAGATGCAGTCGGCTGGATTATCGGAATGCTGCCTATATTGGTTGTCGTATTGATGGCCATAGACAAGATTTGCACTGGTCCTGATGATCTGACAATTATGCAg AAAGCCCGCTTCCTGTCGCAACCCACGGAGGAGTGGGGCCCAGCACAGCGCCCGGCTCCGCTCGAGGAGACTGAGCTGCCTCCGCCCGTGCTGCTGCTGCACGGCAGACACGTGCTGCGGGAGCGCGGCGCTTGA